From the genome of Candidatus Thorarchaeota archaeon:
CTGCCAAGGACGGACGGAAAACTCGTTCCAGTCCCCATTCAGCAGGACGAGGCGGGTTTCAAGGTCTGTCGCATTCAGAGCAAGAGGATGGTGAAAGGAGGTGCAGTGCAACTGAGCCTCCACGATGGCCGTTGTCTTCTCCTGCCGAAGGACCACAATCCCGAAGACTACAGACTCTTGGACTCCCTCAAGATACTCGTCCCAGACCAACACCTGGTATCGAAGTTCCCACTTGAAAAGGGAGCCCATGTCATAATCACTCGTGGCAAGAACGTTGGAATACAGGGAAAGGTGGTTCAGGTTGAGAAGAGATACGGTACATTCGCCAGCATTGTCACCGTGGAGGACCTACAGGGAAAGAAAGTGCAGACCGCACTTCAGTACGTGTTCGTTGTCGGCAGCAACAAGCCTGAGGTCACACTGATTTCCGCTGGAGGTGCCAAGGAGTGAGCACGCCAAACGAGCAGGTGATTATCAGCGAGTGGGACGCCCACCCAATGCGCAAGCCCTTCATATCGAAGGTTGTCGTGGACATGTGTGTCGGA
Proteins encoded in this window:
- a CDS encoding 30S ribosomal protein S4e; translated protein: MTRLGQKKQLKRLPAPAHWPISRKSTKFTIRPRPGPHPKDSCIPIGILLREVMGYAHDMREIRKILTAGQVKVDGRTVKQAGFPLGVMDVITVESSGQNFRILPRTDGKLVPVPIQQDEAGFKVCRIQSKRMVKGGAVQLSLHDGRCLLLPKDHNPEDYRLLDSLKILVPDQHLVSKFPLEKGAHVIITRGKNVGIQGKVVQVEKRYGTFASIVTVEDLQGKKVQTALQYVFVVGSNKPEVTLISAGGAKE